A region of the Culex quinquefasciatus strain JHB chromosome 1, VPISU_Cqui_1.0_pri_paternal, whole genome shotgun sequence genome:
ACGTCAACTCGGCCATCCTGCGGAAGGTGCTGCAGTGGGCCACCTACCACAAGGACGATCCGGCCCCGGCCGAGGACGATGAGAACAAGGAGAAGCGGACGGACGACATCAGCTCGTGGGACGCGGACTTCCTGAAGGTGGACCAGGGCACGCTGTTCGAGCTGATCCTGGCCGCGAACTATCTGGACATCAAGGGCCTGCTGGACGTCACCTGCAAGACCGTGGCCAACATGATCAAGGGCAAGACCCCGGAGGAAATCCGCAAGACGTTCAACATCAAGAACGACTTTACGCCCGCCGAGGAGGAACAGGTGCGCAAGGAGAACGAGTGGTGCGAGGAGAAGTAAGGCCCGGAACTGACCTTTTCcccctctttttttttgttgattttatccCAACCTTTTTTGAAAGTGCGACAAACATCCTCTTAAAATCATCCAAACGAACGTGCCGCATCGA
Encoded here:
- the LOC6042509 gene encoding S-phase kinase-associated protein 1, whose amino-acid sequence is MPNIKLQSSDGEVFDTDVQIAKCSGTIKTMLEDLGMDEGEDEVVPLPNVNSAILRKVLQWATYHKDDPAPAEDDENKEKRTDDISSWDADFLKVDQGTLFELILAANYLDIKGLLDVTCKTVANMIKGKTPEEIRKTFNIKNDFTPAEEEQVRKENEWCEEK